A window of Corallococcus macrosporus DSM 14697 contains these coding sequences:
- a CDS encoding nuclear transport factor 2 family protein, with the protein MAMERAQRFVEALTKLEKEGDLEAIVSLFSDDAQVSNVASPQVFSGQEGARRFWREYKGTLQRVESTFRNMIEAGSRVALEWETQGTAHNGAAVAYEGVSIIEWDGDRIRRFYAYFDPHALGLELTQGNAPRTEVPATTPA; encoded by the coding sequence ATGGCGATGGAGCGAGCGCAGCGGTTCGTGGAGGCACTGACGAAGCTGGAGAAGGAAGGGGACCTGGAGGCCATCGTCTCCCTCTTCAGCGACGACGCCCAGGTGAGCAACGTGGCCTCGCCGCAGGTCTTCTCCGGCCAGGAGGGCGCCCGGCGGTTCTGGCGTGAGTACAAGGGCACCCTCCAGCGCGTGGAGTCCACCTTCCGCAACATGATTGAGGCCGGCTCCCGCGTCGCGCTCGAATGGGAGACGCAGGGCACCGCCCACAACGGCGCGGCGGTGGCCTACGAGGGCGTGTCCATCATCGAGTGGGACGGCGACCGCATCCGCCGGTTCTACGCGTACTTTGATCCGCACGCGCTCGGCCTGGAACTGACCCAGGGCAACGCGCCGCGCACCGAAGTCCCCGCCACCACCCCCGCGTGA